In one window of Streptomyces sp. FXJ1.172 DNA:
- a CDS encoding YbjQ family protein: protein MGLEDYGGGQGPQPDVLVVTTNDVPGHRVEQVIGEVFGLTVRSRHLGSQIGAGLKSMIGGELKGLTKTLVQTRNQAMERLVEQARARGANAVLAFRFDVTEAADVGTEVCAYGTAVVLARE, encoded by the coding sequence ATGGGACTCGAAGACTACGGCGGCGGGCAGGGACCCCAGCCGGACGTACTGGTCGTGACGACGAACGACGTGCCCGGACACCGGGTGGAGCAGGTGATCGGCGAGGTCTTCGGGCTCACCGTGCGTTCGCGGCACCTCGGCAGCCAGATCGGTGCCGGGCTGAAGTCGATGATCGGCGGCGAGCTGAAGGGTCTCACCAAGACGCTCGTGCAGACCCGCAACCAGGCCATGGAACGGCTGGTGGAGCAGGCACGCGCGCGTGGAGCCAATGCCGTGCTGGCGTTCCGGTTCGATGTGACGGAGGCCGCCGACGTGGGCACCGAGGTCTGCGCGTACGGCACCGCCGTGGTCCTCGCCCGGGAATGA
- a CDS encoding DedA family protein has protein sequence MTLALGPSWLDPNKLLDSFGIWGLLLVVFAESGLLIGFFLPGDSLLFTCGLLITSHQMDFPLWGAIALICLAAILGDQAGYMFGRKVGPSLFNRPDSRLFKQENVTKAHEFFEKHGPKSLVLARFVPIVRTFTPIIAGVSGMKYRSFLVFNVIGGVLWGAGVTLLGSWLGQIDFVKNNIEAILILIVLVSVIPVAIELLRARSKEKKAPAAQPAPQPVPQQQPAYQHRPAMDDATTRLRRVEPAEPAEPEPYGYQPQQQYQPQPQQYQPQPQQYQQQPQQQYQQQDWNQQYYDQQQYVQQQYPQQQYDENGYPYDYGRE, from the coding sequence ATGACACTTGCCCTCGGCCCGAGCTGGCTGGATCCCAACAAGCTGCTCGACAGTTTCGGCATCTGGGGTCTGCTGCTCGTCGTCTTCGCCGAGTCCGGCCTGCTCATCGGCTTCTTCCTGCCGGGTGACTCGCTGCTGTTCACCTGCGGCCTGCTGATCACCTCGCACCAGATGGACTTCCCCCTGTGGGGCGCCATCGCCCTGATCTGCCTCGCCGCGATACTCGGCGACCAGGCCGGCTACATGTTCGGCAGGAAGGTCGGCCCCTCGCTCTTCAACCGCCCCGACTCCCGCCTGTTCAAACAGGAGAACGTCACCAAGGCGCACGAGTTTTTCGAGAAGCACGGCCCGAAGTCACTGGTCCTGGCCCGCTTCGTGCCCATCGTGCGGACGTTCACGCCGATCATCGCGGGCGTCAGCGGCATGAAGTACCGCTCGTTCCTGGTCTTCAACGTCATCGGCGGCGTCCTGTGGGGCGCGGGCGTCACCCTGCTCGGCTCCTGGCTCGGCCAGATCGACTTCGTCAAGAACAACATCGAGGCGATCCTCATCCTGATCGTCCTCGTCTCCGTGATCCCCGTCGCGATCGAGCTGCTCCGGGCCCGCAGCAAGGAGAAGAAGGCCCCGGCCGCCCAGCCCGCCCCGCAGCCCGTCCCCCAGCAGCAGCCCGCGTACCAGCACCGGCCGGCGATGGACGACGCGACGACGCGCCTGCGCCGCGTCGAGCCGGCCGAGCCGGCCGAGCCGGAGCCGTACGGCTACCAGCCCCAGCAGCAGTACCAGCCGCAGCCGCAGCAGTACCAGCCGCAGCCGCAGCAGTATCAGCAGCAGCCGCAGCAGCAGTACCAGCAGCAGGACTGGAACCAGCAGTACTACGACCAGCAGCAGTACGTGCAGCAGCAGTACCCGCAGCAGCAGTACGACGAGAACGGGTACCCCTACGACTACGGCCGGGAGTAG
- a CDS encoding MerR family transcriptional regulator, whose protein sequence is MSYSVGQVAGFAGVTVRTLHHYDEIGLLVPGERTHAGHRRYTDADLDRLQQILFYRELGFPLDEVAVLLDDPAVDPRDHLRRQRDLLTARIEQLQKMAAAVEHAMEARTMGIQLTPEERFEVFGDKDPEQYRDEAEQRWGNTEAYAESQRRAATYTKEDWQRIKAEVDDWQERYAALVAAGEPAAGEAAMDLAEEHRQHMTRWYFEVPYELHRCFAGMYVSDERFKAYYDAMGPGLAEHLRDAILANADRHTS, encoded by the coding sequence GTGAGCTACTCCGTGGGACAGGTCGCGGGGTTCGCCGGGGTCACGGTGCGCACCCTGCACCACTACGACGAGATCGGCCTGCTCGTGCCCGGTGAGCGCACGCACGCCGGGCACCGGCGTTACACCGACGCCGACCTCGACCGGCTCCAGCAGATCCTGTTCTACCGGGAGCTGGGCTTTCCGCTCGACGAGGTCGCGGTCCTGCTCGACGATCCCGCGGTGGACCCGCGCGATCACCTGCGCCGCCAGCGCGATCTGCTGACCGCCCGGATCGAGCAGCTCCAGAAGATGGCCGCGGCCGTGGAGCACGCCATGGAGGCACGCACGATGGGTATCCAACTCACGCCCGAGGAACGGTTCGAGGTCTTCGGGGACAAGGACCCCGAGCAGTACCGCGACGAGGCGGAGCAGCGCTGGGGCAACACGGAGGCGTACGCCGAGTCGCAGCGCCGCGCCGCCACCTACACCAAGGAGGACTGGCAGCGGATCAAGGCCGAGGTCGACGACTGGCAGGAGCGGTACGCCGCCCTGGTGGCCGCCGGCGAGCCCGCGGCCGGTGAGGCCGCGATGGACCTGGCCGAGGAGCACCGGCAGCACATGACCCGGTGGTACTTCGAGGTGCCGTACGAACTGCACCGGTGCTTCGCCGGGATGTACGTCTCCGACGAGCGCTTCAAGGCGTACTACGACGCCATGGGGCCGGGCCTCGCCGAGCACCTGCGCGACGCGATCCTCGCCAACGCCGACCGGCACACCTCCTGA